From the Serratia nematodiphila DZ0503SBS1 genome, one window contains:
- the ibpB gene encoding small heat shock chaperone IbpB: protein MRNYDLSPLLRQWIGFDKLASSMGGQEPQGFPPYNIEKSDDNHYRISLALAGFRQSELNIEVEGPRLTVSGKPTPPEKQVEYLHQGLVCKEFQLTFTLAEHLQVSEAKFENGLLHIDLVRQVPEALQPQRIAIGATPELEAK, encoded by the coding sequence ATGCGTAATTACGATTTATCCCCGCTTCTGCGTCAGTGGATTGGTTTTGATAAATTGGCCAGTTCAATGGGCGGCCAGGAACCCCAGGGGTTCCCGCCGTATAACATCGAGAAAAGTGACGACAATCACTACCGCATTTCTCTGGCGCTGGCCGGTTTCCGGCAGAGCGAACTGAATATCGAAGTGGAAGGGCCGCGGCTGACCGTCAGCGGTAAACCCACGCCGCCGGAAAAACAGGTTGAATACCTGCATCAGGGCTTGGTGTGCAAAGAGTTCCAGCTGACTTTCACCCTGGCGGAGCATCTGCAGGTGTCCGAAGCCAAATTTGAAAACGGTCTGCTGCACATCGATCTGGTGCGTCAGGTGCCGGAAGCCTTGCAGCCTCAGCGCATCGCTATCGGCGCGACGCCGGAGCTGGAAGCGAAATAA
- a CDS encoding type II toxin-antitoxin system VapC family toxin: MVAQRALFDTNILIDYLNGIPQAKDVLTEYHTNPAISAITWMEVMVGAKKQGPALELKTRQFLGQFLLLPITDEVAERAVELRHSQHVKLPDAIIWATAQVGFRTLISRNPKDFGTDNGVLMPYRL, translated from the coding sequence ATGGTGGCTCAACGGGCGTTATTCGACACCAATATTCTGATCGATTATCTCAACGGCATTCCTCAAGCCAAAGACGTTTTGACCGAATACCACACCAATCCGGCTATTAGCGCCATCACCTGGATGGAAGTGATGGTGGGTGCCAAAAAGCAGGGGCCGGCGCTGGAGCTGAAAACGCGCCAGTTTTTAGGGCAATTCCTGCTGCTGCCTATTACCGATGAAGTTGCCGAACGCGCCGTAGAACTGCGCCACTCACAGCATGTGAAGCTGCCGGACGCCATTATCTGGGCCACCGCGCAGGTGGGGTTCCGGACGCTCATCTCCCGCAACCCCAAAGATTTTGGCACTGACAACGGCGTGTTAATGCCTTACCGGCTGTAG
- the ghrB gene encoding glyoxylate/hydroxypyruvate reductase GhrB, whose product MKPSIVLYKSLPADLRERLEQHFTVHAFNGLQPENRDELRQALQQAEGIIGSGGKIDEAFLQQAPKLRAASTVSVGYDNFDVEALNAHNVLLMHTPTVLTETVADTIMSLVLATARRVVEVAERVKAGEWRGSIGPDWFGVDVHHKTIGILGMGRIGLALAQRAHFGFGMPVLYNARRTHEEAEQRFNARRCDLDTLLAESDFVCITLPLTEQTFHLIGRDQLAKMKKSGILINAGRGPVVDEQALIEALQNGVIHAAGLDVFEKEPLPANSPLLSMPNVVALPHIGSATHETRYGMAACAVDNLIAALTGTVKENCVNPQLLRK is encoded by the coding sequence ATGAAGCCTTCTATCGTATTGTACAAAAGCCTGCCCGCCGATCTGCGTGAACGTCTGGAACAGCACTTCACCGTGCACGCCTTCAACGGCCTGCAGCCGGAGAACCGCGACGAACTGCGCCAGGCGCTGCAGCAGGCCGAAGGGATCATCGGTTCCGGCGGTAAAATTGACGAAGCTTTCCTGCAGCAGGCGCCCAAACTGCGCGCGGCCTCGACCGTTTCCGTCGGCTACGACAACTTCGACGTCGAGGCGCTCAACGCCCATAACGTGCTGCTGATGCATACCCCGACGGTGCTGACCGAAACCGTCGCCGACACCATCATGAGCCTGGTGCTGGCGACCGCGCGCCGGGTGGTGGAAGTGGCGGAGCGGGTGAAGGCCGGCGAATGGCGTGGCAGCATCGGGCCGGACTGGTTCGGCGTCGACGTGCACCACAAAACCATCGGCATCCTCGGCATGGGGCGCATCGGTCTGGCGCTGGCGCAGCGCGCGCACTTCGGCTTCGGCATGCCGGTGCTGTACAACGCCCGCCGCACGCACGAAGAGGCGGAGCAACGCTTCAACGCCCGTCGCTGCGATCTGGATACCCTGCTGGCCGAATCGGATTTCGTTTGCATCACGTTGCCGCTGACCGAACAAACTTTCCATCTGATCGGCCGCGATCAGCTGGCGAAAATGAAGAAAAGCGGCATTCTGATCAACGCCGGCCGCGGGCCGGTGGTGGATGAGCAGGCGTTGATCGAAGCGCTGCAAAACGGCGTGATCCACGCCGCCGGGTTGGACGTGTTCGAGAAAGAGCCGCTGCCGGCCAATTCGCCGCTGCTCAGCATGCCGAACGTGGTGGCGTTGCCGCACATCGGCTCCGCCACCCATGAAACCCGCTACGGCATGGCCGCCTGCGCGGTGGATAACTTGATCGCCGCGTTGACCGGCACGGTGAAAGAAAACTGCGTCAATCCGCAGCTGTTGCGGAAATAA
- a CDS encoding ribbon-helix-helix domain-containing protein, whose product MTRIVIDLPEEDLRQLDNLKNIRHVPRAEIIRQAVSRYLTENHVEDPSNAFGLWSGAMGDGVDYENRQREEWE is encoded by the coding sequence ATGACTCGCATCGTGATCGATTTACCTGAAGAAGACCTGCGGCAGCTCGACAATCTGAAAAATATCCGCCACGTTCCCCGGGCCGAAATCATCCGTCAGGCCGTCTCCCGCTATCTGACGGAGAACCACGTTGAAGATCCCAGCAATGCTTTCGGGCTCTGGTCCGGGGCGATGGGAGATGGCGTGGACTACGAAAATCGTCAGCGCGAGGAGTGGGAATAA
- the ibpA gene encoding small heat shock chaperone IbpA, with translation MRNFDLSPLYRSAIGFDRLFNALEAGQSQGNGGYPPYNVELVDENHYRIAIAVAGFAEQELEITTQDNLLIVRGAHNNEPAEKTYLYQGIAERNFERKFQLAEHIQIKGAKLENGLLYIDMQRIVPETLKPRRIEIK, from the coding sequence ATGCGTAATTTTGATCTTTCCCCGCTATACCGTTCCGCCATCGGTTTCGATCGCCTGTTCAACGCGCTGGAGGCTGGCCAGAGTCAGGGCAACGGCGGTTATCCCCCTTATAATGTCGAGCTGGTGGATGAAAATCATTATCGGATCGCCATCGCGGTAGCCGGGTTTGCCGAGCAGGAGCTGGAGATCACCACACAGGACAATCTGCTGATCGTGCGCGGGGCGCACAACAATGAACCGGCAGAAAAAACCTATTTATACCAGGGCATCGCCGAGCGTAATTTCGAGCGTAAATTCCAGCTGGCCGAACATATTCAAATTAAAGGCGCCAAACTGGAGAATGGCCTGTTGTATATCGACATGCAACGCATCGTGCCGGAAACATTAAAACCGCGCCGCATCGAAATTAAATAA
- a CDS encoding putative transporter — MSDIALTVSMLALAAVIGLWMGNWKLYGVGLGIGGVLFGGILVGHFAQSGQISLNGDMLHFIQEFGLILFVYTIGIQVGPGFFSSLRVSGLRLNAFAVLLVLTGGIVAAAVHKLFDVPLPIILGVFSGAVTNTPALGAGQQILTDLGSDPALVDGMGMGYAMAYPFGICGILLVMWLIRLFFRINIEREAQAFESSLGNQRELLHAINVAVRNPNLQGMAIKSVPLLNGEAIVCSRLKRGELLMVPAPHERLELGDYLHLVGKREDLENARLVIGEEVDASLSTRGTALQVVRAVVTNEQVLGKKIRDLNLKRKYDVVISRLNRAGVELVAGSNVTLQFGDILNLVGRPEAIDAVTAIVGNAQQKLQQVQMLPVFIGIGLGVLLGSIPLFVPGFPAALRLGLAGGPLVAALILGRIGSIGKLYWFMPPSANLALRELGIVLFLAVVGLKSGGNFIDTLLHGEGLTWVGYGALITAIPLLSVGILARTVGKMNYLTLSGMLAGSMTDPPALAFANGLHPTSGAAALSYATVYPLAMFLRIMSPQLLAVLFWTL, encoded by the coding sequence ATGAGCGATATCGCCCTGACCGTCAGCATGTTGGCGTTGGCGGCCGTCATTGGGCTGTGGATGGGGAACTGGAAGCTGTATGGCGTTGGGTTGGGCATTGGCGGCGTGCTGTTCGGCGGTATCCTGGTCGGCCACTTTGCCCAGAGCGGGCAAATCAGCCTGAATGGGGACATGCTGCACTTTATCCAGGAGTTTGGCCTGATCCTGTTCGTCTACACCATCGGCATCCAGGTCGGCCCCGGTTTCTTCTCTTCGCTGCGCGTCTCCGGTCTGCGGCTCAACGCCTTCGCGGTGCTGCTGGTGCTGACCGGCGGCATCGTGGCGGCGGCGGTACACAAGCTGTTCGACGTGCCGCTGCCGATCATCCTCGGCGTGTTCTCCGGCGCGGTCACCAACACCCCGGCGCTGGGCGCCGGTCAACAAATCCTGACCGATCTCGGTTCCGATCCGGCGCTGGTGGACGGCATGGGGATGGGTTACGCCATGGCCTATCCGTTCGGCATATGCGGCATCCTGCTGGTAATGTGGCTGATCCGGCTGTTTTTCCGCATCAACATCGAGCGTGAGGCTCAGGCGTTTGAAAGCAGCCTGGGCAATCAGCGCGAGTTGCTGCACGCCATCAACGTGGCGGTGCGCAACCCCAATCTGCAGGGCATGGCGATCAAAAGCGTGCCGCTGCTCAACGGTGAAGCGATCGTCTGTTCGCGCCTCAAGCGCGGGGAGCTGTTGATGGTGCCGGCGCCGCACGAGCGGCTGGAGCTTGGCGACTACCTGCACCTGGTGGGCAAACGCGAAGATCTGGAGAACGCCCGGTTGGTGATCGGTGAAGAGGTGGATGCCTCGCTGTCGACGCGCGGCACTGCGCTGCAGGTGGTGAGGGCGGTGGTGACCAACGAGCAGGTGCTGGGCAAGAAAATCCGCGATCTGAACCTGAAGCGAAAGTATGACGTGGTGATTTCACGCCTCAACCGCGCCGGCGTGGAGCTGGTGGCCGGCAGCAACGTGACGCTGCAGTTTGGCGACATTCTCAACCTGGTCGGCCGGCCGGAGGCCATCGATGCGGTGACGGCGATTGTCGGCAACGCCCAACAAAAACTGCAGCAGGTGCAGATGCTGCCGGTCTTTATCGGTATCGGCCTCGGGGTGTTGCTCGGTTCCATTCCGCTGTTCGTGCCCGGCTTCCCGGCGGCATTGCGGCTGGGGCTGGCCGGCGGGCCGCTGGTGGCGGCGCTGATCCTGGGGCGCATCGGCAGCATCGGCAAGCTGTACTGGTTTATGCCGCCGAGCGCCAACCTGGCGCTGCGCGAACTGGGCATCGTGCTGTTTCTGGCGGTGGTTGGTTTGAAATCGGGCGGTAACTTCATCGATACGTTGCTGCACGGCGAGGGGCTGACGTGGGTCGGGTACGGCGCCTTGATCACCGCGATTCCGTTGCTGAGCGTCGGTATTCTGGCGCGCACGGTGGGCAAGATGAACTACCTGACGCTGTCCGGCATGCTGGCGGGATCGATGACCGATCCGCCGGCGCTGGCGTTCGCCAACGGTCTGCATCCCACCAGCGGCGCCGCGGCGCTGTCTTACGCCACCGTTTATCCGCTGGCGATGTTCCTGCGCATCATGTCGCCGCAGCTGCTGGCGGTGCTGTTCTGGACGCTATAG
- a CDS encoding DUF3748 domain-containing protein: protein MSHREKQLTFDPRGHQLTNINVWTPDSQWLAYDVRPHGAFFTGLSIERVNVASGAVEVIYRAQHGAHVGVVTVSPDAPARYAFIHGPEHPDSAWQYDFHHRRGVIVSEPDRELAITLDALDITAPYTPGALRGGSHVHVFSPDGSRLSFTYNDHVMHERDPARDLRNVGVAVPLHGVNPPKQHPREYDGSHYCVLVSETVPQPRPGSDQINRAYEEGWIGREGYRKADGSRQRWALAFIGDTLSAAGEKLPEVFIVDLPENDVDYARAGALPLQGTESELPAPPLGVRQRRVTFTGDRRFPGVAGAPRHWLRSSPDGSQIAFLMKDDGGVVQLWTVSPNGGEPRQVSRSEHDIQSAFSWHPQGGTIALVCDNSVMLCEVASGRLQRLTPRSVQPPSGDAVVFSPDGKKVAFMREIAGFNQIFVVEA from the coding sequence ATGAGCCATCGGGAAAAACAACTGACTTTCGACCCTCGTGGGCATCAGTTAACCAATATCAACGTCTGGACGCCGGACAGTCAATGGCTGGCTTATGACGTGCGCCCGCACGGCGCCTTTTTCACCGGCCTCAGCATCGAGCGTGTCAACGTCGCCAGCGGCGCGGTGGAGGTGATTTATCGCGCCCAGCACGGCGCCCACGTCGGCGTGGTCACGGTCAGCCCCGATGCGCCGGCGCGCTATGCCTTTATTCACGGACCTGAGCACCCGGACAGCGCCTGGCAGTATGATTTTCACCACCGCCGCGGGGTGATCGTCAGCGAACCGGATCGCGAGTTGGCCATCACCCTCGACGCGCTGGATATCACCGCGCCCTATACCCCCGGCGCGCTGCGCGGCGGCAGCCACGTGCACGTTTTCAGTCCGGACGGCAGCCGCCTTAGCTTTACCTATAACGATCACGTGATGCATGAACGCGATCCGGCGCGCGATCTGCGCAACGTCGGCGTGGCCGTGCCGCTGCATGGGGTTAACCCGCCAAAACAGCACCCGCGCGAGTACGACGGCAGCCACTATTGCGTGTTGGTCAGCGAGACGGTGCCGCAGCCGCGGCCGGGCAGCGATCAGATCAATCGCGCTTACGAAGAAGGCTGGATCGGTCGCGAAGGCTACCGTAAGGCCGACGGCAGCCGGCAGCGCTGGGCGCTGGCATTTATCGGCGATACGTTGTCTGCCGCCGGAGAGAAGCTGCCTGAGGTGTTTATCGTCGATCTGCCGGAGAACGACGTCGACTACGCCCGGGCGGGCGCTCTGCCGCTGCAGGGGACGGAAAGTGAGCTGCCGGCGCCGCCGCTTGGCGTCAGGCAGCGGCGGGTAACCTTTACCGGGGATCGCCGTTTTCCTGGCGTGGCTGGTGCGCCGCGCCACTGGTTGCGCAGTTCGCCGGACGGCAGCCAGATAGCTTTTCTGATGAAGGACGACGGCGGCGTGGTGCAGCTGTGGACGGTGTCGCCTAACGGTGGCGAGCCGCGCCAGGTGAGCCGCAGCGAGCATGACATCCAGTCGGCGTTCAGCTGGCACCCGCAGGGCGGGACGATAGCCCTGGTGTGCGACAACAGCGTGATGCTGTGCGAGGTGGCCAGCGGTCGCCTGCAGCGTTTGACGCCGCGCAGCGTGCAGCCGCCGTCGGGGGATGCCGTGGTGTTCTCGCCGGATGGCAAGAAAGTGGCGTTTATGCGCGAGATAGCGGGGTTCAACCAGATCTTCGTGGTTGAGGCGTAA
- a CDS encoding MFS transporter, with amino-acid sequence MNKATVAAKRWWYIMPIVFITYSLAYLDRANFSFASAAGINEDLGITKGMASLLGALFFLGYFFFQIPGAIYAERRSVKKLIFWCLILWGGCASLTGVVSNIPMLAAIRFILGVVEAAVMPAMLIYISNWFTKSERSRANTFLILGNPVTVLWMSVVSGYLIHAFGWREMFIIEGIPAVIWAFCWWVLAKDKPAQAGWLSANEKQALQQQLDEEQKGIKAVRNYGEAFRSRNVILLCVQYFAWSIGVYGFVLWLPSILRSGMQMGMVEAGWLSAVPYLAATIAMIVVSWASDKMQNRKLFVWPLLLIGALAFFGSYAVGANHFWISYGLLVVAGAAMYAPYGPFFAIIPEMLPKNVAGGAMALINSMGALGSFFGSWFVGYLNGATGSPAASYMFMAIALVVAVVLTLIVKPARNEIQPQLA; translated from the coding sequence ATGAACAAAGCGACTGTCGCGGCCAAACGCTGGTGGTACATCATGCCCATCGTGTTTATCACCTACAGCCTGGCCTATCTCGATCGCGCCAACTTCAGCTTCGCCTCCGCCGCCGGCATCAATGAAGATCTCGGCATCACCAAGGGCATGGCCTCGCTGCTTGGCGCGCTGTTTTTCCTCGGTTATTTCTTCTTCCAAATTCCCGGCGCCATCTACGCCGAACGCCGCAGCGTCAAAAAATTGATCTTCTGGTGCCTGATCCTGTGGGGCGGTTGCGCCTCGCTGACCGGCGTGGTGAGCAATATCCCGATGTTGGCCGCCATCCGCTTTATCCTCGGCGTGGTGGAAGCGGCGGTGATGCCGGCGATGCTGATCTACATCAGCAACTGGTTCACCAAATCGGAGCGGTCACGCGCCAATACCTTCCTGATCCTCGGCAACCCGGTGACGGTGCTGTGGATGTCTGTGGTGTCAGGATACCTGATCCACGCCTTCGGCTGGCGCGAAATGTTCATCATCGAGGGCATTCCGGCGGTTATCTGGGCGTTCTGCTGGTGGGTGTTGGCGAAAGACAAACCGGCGCAGGCCGGCTGGTTGAGCGCCAATGAGAAACAGGCGCTGCAACAGCAGTTGGACGAAGAACAGAAAGGCATCAAGGCCGTGCGCAACTACGGCGAAGCCTTCCGCTCACGCAACGTGATCCTGTTGTGCGTGCAGTACTTCGCCTGGAGCATCGGCGTGTACGGCTTCGTGCTGTGGCTGCCTTCCATCCTGCGCAGCGGCATGCAGATGGGCATGGTGGAAGCCGGCTGGCTGTCGGCGGTGCCTTACCTGGCGGCAACCATCGCCATGATCGTCGTCTCCTGGGCGTCGGACAAAATGCAAAACCGCAAGCTGTTCGTCTGGCCGCTGCTGCTGATCGGCGCGCTGGCGTTCTTCGGATCTTACGCCGTCGGCGCCAACCACTTCTGGATCTCCTACGGCCTGCTGGTGGTCGCCGGCGCCGCGATGTACGCCCCTTATGGGCCGTTCTTCGCCATCATTCCGGAAATGCTGCCGAAAAACGTCGCCGGGGGCGCCATGGCGCTGATCAACAGCATGGGCGCGCTGGGTTCGTTCTTCGGTTCGTGGTTCGTCGGTTACCTGAATGGCGCCACCGGCAGCCCGGCGGCCTCTTACATGTTTATGGCCATCGCACTGGTGGTGGCGGTGGTGCTGACGCTGATCGTCAAGCCCGCCCGCAACGAGATCCAGCCACAATTGGCTTGA
- a CDS encoding alpha-amylase, whose translation MKLLPLPLLILLSPSALAGWTLPGFPAFDETAAGLFASQAALPKGQLPLRLYQDNRCWQPAEAVKLNQTLSLQPCGAHPPVSWRQFRAGDYQVRIDTRSGTPTLQLSLSSAPESAAVAVRSCPRWDGKPVTVDVASTFAEGETLRDFYSGQTAQVSQGKITLQPAAASGGLLLLESAATAKPAAFSWHNATVYFVLTDRFENGNPANDHSYGRRSDGLQEIGTFHGGDLAGLTQKLDYLQQLGVNALWISSPLEQIHGWVGGGTQGDFPHYAYHGYYALDWTRLDANMGTEQELRTLVEQAHQRGIRILFDVVVNHVGYATLADMQTFHFGSLYLQGAEVEKTLGKSWNDWRPGPGQNWHSFNDYINFSDKAGWRPWWGKNWIRTDIGDYDAPGYDDLTMSLAFLPDIKTEAPGASGLPLFYRHKPDTAARDIPGATTRDYLTVWLSQWVRDYGIDGFRVDTAKHVEKPTLALLKQRATAALAAWKAEHPQQALDDAPFWMTGEAWGHGVMKSDYYQNGFDAMINFDFQDQASQALGCFADIDATYRQMAERLQDFNVLSYLSSHDTRLFFASDAKGSQVRQQRAANLLLLAPGAVQIYYGDESGRPLGPTGSDPLQGTRSDMNWPELQGEKASLLAHWQRLGQFRARHPAIGGGVQTPLPHAAYYAFSRRLGDDKVMVVWAGERSQ comes from the coding sequence ATGAAACTGTTACCCCTGCCCTTGTTGATACTGCTGTCGCCTTCGGCGCTGGCCGGCTGGACGTTGCCGGGTTTCCCGGCCTTCGACGAAACTGCCGCCGGGCTGTTCGCCAGCCAGGCCGCGCTGCCCAAAGGCCAGCTGCCGCTACGGCTGTATCAGGATAACCGCTGCTGGCAGCCGGCCGAGGCGGTGAAGCTTAACCAAACGCTGTCGCTGCAGCCCTGTGGCGCCCATCCGCCGGTCAGCTGGCGGCAGTTCCGCGCCGGCGATTATCAGGTGCGCATCGACACCCGCAGCGGCACGCCGACGCTGCAACTCAGCCTGAGCAGCGCGCCGGAAAGCGCCGCCGTTGCCGTGCGCAGTTGCCCGCGCTGGGACGGCAAGCCGGTCACGGTCGACGTCGCCTCCACCTTCGCCGAAGGCGAAACGCTGCGCGATTTCTATTCCGGCCAAACGGCGCAGGTGAGCCAGGGGAAAATCACGTTGCAGCCCGCCGCCGCCAGCGGCGGCCTGTTGCTGCTGGAATCCGCCGCCACGGCGAAACCGGCGGCGTTCAGTTGGCATAACGCCACGGTCTACTTCGTGCTGACCGATCGCTTTGAGAACGGCAATCCGGCCAATGACCACAGCTACGGGCGCCGCAGCGACGGCCTGCAGGAAATAGGCACCTTTCACGGCGGCGATCTGGCCGGCCTGACGCAGAAGCTGGATTATCTGCAGCAGCTCGGCGTCAACGCCTTGTGGATCAGCTCACCGCTGGAGCAGATCCACGGCTGGGTCGGCGGCGGCACCCAAGGCGATTTCCCGCATTACGCCTATCACGGCTATTACGCGCTGGACTGGACGCGCCTCGACGCCAACATGGGCACCGAACAGGAGCTGCGCACGCTGGTCGAGCAGGCCCATCAGCGCGGCATTCGCATTCTGTTCGACGTGGTGGTGAATCATGTCGGCTACGCCACGCTGGCGGATATGCAAACGTTCCACTTCGGCTCGCTGTATCTGCAGGGTGCAGAGGTGGAGAAAACCCTGGGGAAAAGCTGGAACGACTGGCGCCCCGGGCCAGGGCAAAACTGGCACAGCTTCAACGACTATATCAATTTCAGCGACAAGGCGGGCTGGCGCCCATGGTGGGGGAAAAACTGGATCCGCACCGACATCGGCGACTATGACGCGCCGGGCTATGACGACCTGACAATGTCGCTGGCCTTCCTGCCGGACATCAAAACCGAAGCGCCCGGCGCCAGCGGCCTGCCGCTGTTCTATCGCCACAAACCCGACACCGCCGCTCGCGACATTCCCGGCGCCACCACCCGCGATTACCTGACCGTCTGGCTCAGCCAGTGGGTGCGCGATTACGGCATCGACGGTTTTCGCGTCGACACCGCCAAGCACGTGGAAAAACCGACGCTGGCGCTGTTGAAGCAGCGCGCCACGGCGGCATTGGCGGCGTGGAAAGCGGAGCATCCGCAGCAGGCGCTGGATGACGCGCCGTTTTGGATGACCGGCGAGGCCTGGGGCCACGGGGTGATGAAAAGCGACTATTACCAAAACGGCTTCGACGCGATGATCAACTTCGATTTCCAGGACCAGGCGTCGCAGGCGCTGGGCTGCTTTGCCGACATCGATGCCACCTACCGGCAGATGGCCGAGCGGCTGCAGGATTTCAACGTGCTGAGCTACCTCTCTTCACATGACACCCGGCTGTTCTTCGCCAGCGACGCCAAAGGCTCGCAGGTGCGCCAACAGCGGGCGGCAAACCTGCTGTTGCTGGCGCCGGGGGCGGTGCAGATTTACTACGGCGATGAAAGCGGCCGCCCGCTCGGCCCAACCGGTTCCGATCCGCTGCAGGGCACCCGCTCCGACATGAACTGGCCTGAGTTGCAGGGGGAAAAAGCCTCGCTGCTGGCCCACTGGCAACGGTTGGGACAGTTCCGCGCTCGCCATCCGGCGATCGGCGGCGGCGTGCAAACCCCGCTGCCACACGCCGCCTACTACGCCTTCAGCCGCCGGCTCGGCGACGATAAGGTGATGGTGGTATGGGCCGGCGAACGGTCACAATAA
- a CDS encoding valine--pyruvate transaminase translates to MTFSLFGEKFTRYAGITRLMDDLNEGLRTPGAIMLGGGNPAQIPEMEAYFKQLCQEMLDQGKLTEALCNYDGPQGKDALLKALANLLRDELGWEISPQNIALTNGSQSAFFYLFNLFAGRYADGSRRRVLFPLAPEYIGYADAGLDEGLFVSAKPNIELLPDGQFKYHVDFEHLTIGDDIGMICVSRPTNPTGNVITDEELMKLDLLAQQRDIPLVIDNAYGVPFPGIIFSDATPLWNPNTILCMSLSKLGLPGSRCGIVIADEKVITALTNMNGIISLSPGSMGPAMATEMIARGDLLRLSNEVIRPFYKQRVEHTIEIIRRYLSPERCLIHKPEGAIFLWLWFKDLPITTEVLYQRLKKRGVLMVPGHYFFPGLEHDWPHTHQCMRMNYVPDPEKIERGVAILAEEIERAHQEG, encoded by the coding sequence ATGACTTTCTCACTTTTCGGCGAAAAATTTACCCGTTATGCGGGCATTACCCGTTTGATGGACGACCTGAACGAAGGCCTGCGCACCCCCGGTGCCATCATGCTCGGCGGCGGCAACCCGGCGCAGATCCCAGAGATGGAAGCCTACTTCAAACAGCTGTGCCAGGAGATGCTCGACCAGGGCAAACTGACCGAGGCGCTGTGCAACTACGACGGCCCGCAAGGCAAGGATGCGCTGCTGAAAGCGCTGGCCAATCTGCTGCGCGACGAGCTCGGCTGGGAGATTTCGCCACAGAATATTGCACTGACGAACGGCAGCCAAAGCGCGTTTTTCTACTTGTTCAACCTGTTCGCCGGCCGCTACGCCGACGGTTCGCGCCGCCGCGTGCTGTTCCCATTGGCGCCAGAATATATCGGCTATGCCGATGCCGGGCTGGACGAAGGGCTGTTCGTCTCCGCCAAACCGAACATCGAGCTGCTGCCGGACGGCCAGTTCAAATATCACGTTGATTTCGAACACCTCACCATTGGCGACGACATCGGCATGATCTGCGTTTCACGGCCGACCAACCCGACCGGCAACGTGATCACCGACGAAGAGCTGATGAAGCTCGACCTGCTGGCGCAGCAGCGCGATATTCCGCTGGTGATCGACAACGCCTACGGCGTGCCTTTCCCCGGCATTATCTTCAGCGACGCCACGCCGCTGTGGAACCCGAACACCATCCTGTGCATGAGCCTGTCCAAACTCGGCCTGCCGGGCTCGCGCTGCGGCATCGTGATCGCCGACGAGAAGGTGATCACCGCGCTGACCAACATGAACGGCATCATCAGCCTGTCGCCGGGCAGCATGGGGCCGGCGATGGCGACGGAAATGATCGCGCGCGGCGATCTGCTGCGCCTGTCGAACGAGGTGATTCGCCCGTTTTACAAACAGCGCGTCGAACACACCATCGAGATTATCCGCCGCTACCTGTCGCCGGAGCGCTGCCTGATCCACAAACCGGAAGGGGCCATCTTCCTCTGGCTGTGGTTCAAGGATCTGCCGATCACTACCGAGGTGCTGTATCAGCGCCTGAAAAAGCGCGGCGTGCTGATGGTGCCGGGCCACTACTTCTTCCCGGGGCTGGAGCACGACTGGCCGCACACCCACCAGTGCATGCGCATGAACTACGTGCCCGACCCGGAGAAAATCGAGCGCGGCGTGGCGATCCTGGCAGAAGAGATCGAACGCGCGCATCAGGAAGGCTAA
- a CDS encoding YceK/YidQ family lipoprotein: protein MTTMKAIATGCMLLATSGCSSVMSHTGPNQGYYPGTRASVDMLKDDNTSWAMMPLVALDLPFSAVMDTVLLPYDYLRSGNDATADSPKARILRSEQQNLAATGNPGQGDDSTATH from the coding sequence ATGACGACGATGAAAGCGATAGCGACGGGCTGCATGTTGTTGGCGACCAGCGGTTGCTCCAGCGTAATGAGCCATACCGGCCCGAATCAGGGTTACTATCCCGGCACCCGCGCCAGCGTGGACATGCTGAAGGACGACAACACCAGCTGGGCGATGATGCCGCTGGTGGCGCTGGATCTGCCGTTCTCCGCGGTGATGGATACCGTGCTGCTGCCTTACGACTATCTGCGCTCCGGCAACGACGCCACCGCAGACTCGCCAAAAGCGCGTATCCTGCGCAGCGAGCAGCAGAATTTGGCGGCGACCGGCAATCCCGGCCAGGGCGACGACAGCACCGCCACGCACTAA